The nucleotide window GGTGGCTACTCTGCAGTCCGTGGGTAAGTACCCGGGCAGGAGGGCCAGAGGCCAGAGTGAGGAGCGGATTCGGCCCAGAGGCTAGGCCTGAGGGAGGGCCTGTCCTGTCCCTCCAGTTCTGCGGTCCTCAGCGCCCCTGGTCCTTTGTCTCGCTCACTGTCCTCTTTCTGGCTCCTTCTGAGTGAGCtttggggtgggagtggaggggtGAGAGGTACTGAgcaggagaagaagagaagaaaccCGAGGCTCTGGGTCTGGTGCTAGCCAAACCAGGGTGCCCAcctctctccaggcctcagtggCCTCCTGTAGCTCTTCAGGCATTGTGGCTGactcttctctctcacttcccaTAAATTCACCCCCATCTCCCCTTTCTCAGCCACCTCCAGCATCCTCTGCCCAAAGTGGGGCCCTGGGGGTTTCAGGACCTAGAGGAGGGATCCAGGCGGTGTCCCTGGGTCTCAGGCCTCCTAAGGGGCCCTGGCCATTGGCCACTGCACGTTCTCTGTGCTCACCCTACGTCTCTTCCCCAGGGGCAGCTGGACTCTCCACATCATCCAACATCCTCCTGGCCTTTGTTGGGTCGACTTTTGGAGCCTTACTTGGAGGTTCAAAAAAGAaacccccttctcctcccccagcTGGATCGGAGGATGAAGGGGACCAGCCAGAAAAAAAAGACTCCTAAGTTGAAATTCCAAAACTCCAACTTAGGTCAGAGAAGCATGAGAAATAAAGATCATATGCAAATGTACCTCCCTGTGTTTGCTGCTTGTTGCCCTCATTGGGTTTCTAGTTCTCTCCATCCTCCCAACCTGCCTTGTCCTGGAGGGGTAGGCAGACAGGGCAGGCCGATCAAACACGGAATCAGTTGGCAGAAGGCTTTGGTTGGTCTTAATCTTACAAGGGATGGGCTGTATAGCCCAGGGCATTCTGGGACCTTTGGTGGGCCTCAGTTTACCCCTCATGCAATTGAGGTTCCTGTTGGGAGGCCAGGGTGAGGGGTAGCCAGGATACATATTGAGCCACCGACCTCAGTGCTCTTAGCCCTTCTCCATGTATGGCCACCAGACACCCAGAGATGAGCAAGACACCAACCTTTCCCTACCTCACCTCAGAGTCTTGTGGGGAGGCTGACGAGCAAATCACCAGGACAGTACGATATGCCGCATGTCTCCACGGGGCTCCTGGTACGTCCAGAGGGGGAGACTGCCTCAGGAACGGTCACCATGCTCTCTAGAAAAATTGCCCAGTTCCTGTCCTGATGACAAGTGTTCCTGATGTCCCCTGTCCCCATTCATCTCCAGGGTGCAGTCTTACTTCTGCCAAAGAGGTCTTATTCTCTGGAGTTTTTTTAAAGGATGGGATGTAAAATAAATAGAAGTAGAAGTTCTAAAACTTCTGCTTACACCCCAATAGGGAGTCTCCTGGAGGCCTTCAGGATGCACACGCTCCATGTTGTAGACCACCACTCATCGAcatcaagaaggaagaaagggttGCTTAGAATGTAGAAAGCTAGAGAGAGGGTCACTCCCACCCTACAACAAGAAAAAGCCAGACAACCTACAAAATACTACTTTTCTTGAGCCCCTAAGAGAGCCAAAGCAGCAGGGCCACCAGATGGCCTGAACTCTGGGAAAGCCAGGTGCCCCCAAGGGGGCACTGAGCCACCTGGGACTGAGCACGAGAGCGGGTGGGGCCACAGTGCAAACAGGTGAGACCTCAGCCAAAGGTCTTATCCAACTGCTTAAGCGCCAGATTGGGCTAGCCTGAGCCCCAAAACCCTGCGGAGCTGCAGACACAAGGATGGTTCAGACTGACCTGAGCTGCTTCTCAAAGGACCTGCTGGGTGCTCCCAAGAGAGACTGGGGGCAGCAGAAATCCAGAGAAACTTCCCTCTTCTGCAGCCCCCCACCCTCTTCTGCCCTGGGGAGCAAAGGCCTTATGCTGTTGGGGGATGGGCAGTAAACCCTGTAGCGCCCAGAGCACAGTTGCAGATCACcgtggaagggaaagaaaaagaaaaaacctctaCTCCCAAGGTTGGGGTCCTAAACCTTCCAGGTCCCAGACAGAACCCACCCCCTGGGGAAGGGGCAAGGCTGCCCAGACTGAAACTGGATGGGACCACAGAGAACCCCACCGCCTCTGCCATTGGGCTATCAAATAACAACAGATGTCTACACTGTGGGCAGAGCAGGAGTGCAGAGACCCCTCCAAGATGCACACCAAACGCAAGTCTGATGCCTTGGAAGACTTAACCTGGAAGCACAAAATAAAGTTGATTGACGCTGGTGGAGTACGCacacagaaaacaacaaaaggCCACAGAATTGCAAGATTCAAACTCAGCTCAACTGATGAGATGGGCTTCCCCTGCACAGGCCTCACAGAAGACGGGTACCTCTTTGCTGGCACAATTACTGTTCACCTCTGTCTCTACTGAGCTGGAGCAGGGGACACTGTTGGAGCCTTGCCAGTCCAGGCTCCCTCCCCCTTACTGCCCACTGCCCCTGCTGCCAGCACCTGGGACTCACTCTGCAGGCATGGGACCCACTGCTCCCCAGAGGTCTCCAACAAGACTAAACCTCAGTTGCCCAGGGCTCAGACTTGCTCACTCACATTCCCTTTCTTGGCTGCATGCCTTTCCCTGTCTCATCTCCCATTACCCTGTTGGTCTCCCTGGGGTCACCCCAAAATACACTGCTTGCACTCAAATCCTCATCTCAGACTATCAGCCTAGGAGAGCTATTTGGTTCCACCCAGGAGCCCATAGGGCTGAGCCCAAGACAACCACGTCTCTCAGATTGTTGCTGAAATCTGGCTGCATTCAGGCCTTCCCATCTCCTTCCCTCAGAGGAGACTCAGACAGCAGGATCCACAGACCATCTCATAGCAACCCCCCTGGTCAGGACCCCAGACAGGTCAGACCTGTCTGAATCCCAGCAGAGAACACAGCTCAGCTTTTGGGCTGCCCTCCGCTTCCGCACCTGGCCTCCTGCCAGGCTGCCCCAGACAATGCCACATGCCAAGGGCTGTCGGGTAAATCACTCAAGACAGTAAATGGTCCCTAAGTCTTTGCAATTTATCAGGAAAATCCTGGCACAATTTCAATTTGTAAAATGTTCCTGTtccttctcagtttcctttttctctagAAAAGTTCCTGTTACCAATGATACTCAAGAGAGTCTGGCTAGGGCTGGCCCAAAGATGGTTGAAACCAGTAGACTACTCCAGCTCCCCACCCACACCCTACCCTGAATCTCTTCATTCGTTTGAAATTGTTTGACTCATGAAAATAATTAACCTCCCTGAACACAGGCCAGTTGCTCAAGGAAGCAGCTGTGGGAGAACTAGTGAGCAGGGAGCCAGTTTCAGGTTCCAGATCTCCACAAAGACAGCCATTCTCAGCCTTGGACAGACGCCAGAGTTAGGGACTGTGGGCCATTTCTTACAGGTTCTTTAACAGCATCTGTAAAATAATGGGGCCTCATCTTCCTCAGAAGGTTGCAGGAGGTGAGAAAGCGGGCAGTGTCTTGACTACAGTAAATTCATTTTTTGTTACTTCTTTTGATCCTCTTGTTCCCGCGCTTCTAGAATTGCCCTGTGGACATGTAGGGTGCCCCAAGGATATCTCAGTTGTGGGGACCCAAGGCCAGGAAACAGaagcccttccctccccacccagtccAGGTGCTGTAAAAGCCATGTTGCCTCCGTCCACATGCCCTCTGGGCCTGTTGCACTCCCCTTGCTGAGGACCCTTTCTGTACCCACTGTTTTTCCGCTGTCTCAGGCCAGCCCCTGTGGTCCCTCCAGTCTCTCAGGCGTGGGGAGGCCAGTGATGAAGCAGGGTGAGGAGGCCCTTCTGTTGCAGGGTGACTGCCCCAGGGCGAGGGGCAAAAGGAGGGGGAGGGCCAGAGACATGAGGGGCTTGCATTGCAGCCCTTTAATGTCTGAGCCTTCACAGATGTCTGATGACAGGCTCTGCCACAGGGGTGGCTCTTGCCAACTTAGGGACCATCCTGTGATCTGGCTGAGCCTTTCAGCAGGCACCCTGCCTCTCCACGTGGCAGAACATGAGGGTTTCCCTTCTTGGGTAGGTAAGATGCCCGAGCAGACTCTTCCCCTGCTCTGCAGGTTATAACCTGGCTGCCAGCGTTCCAGGTGCCTATCAATTGGAAGACATCAACACTTGTATGGAAACTCCTCATTTTTAGTATGAAGCTCCTGCTGCCATCTGAACCTGGCATCCCCCTGCCCCAGAAAACCCAGCCTCACCAAAAATGAACCTCTTGTCACCTGCAGCAGGGGGATACCTGGAGATCTGCCAGCTTCCCAAACAGACTGCCAGCTTGCTGTATGGTCCTCCCTGATGCCAGCTTCTGGAAGCTGAGCCTTTGAGGGGTCCTACGGAGCCAAGtggcctctttctctccttctcactGACAGCTTGAGAGTCAGCTTTCTCGAGACTGCTCGGTGGACCCCCATGGGATCCTGAGGCCGCGAGAGGTATGTCCAGCCAGCTCCTGGGCGCACACCCTCCGCCTGGCAAAGCCAGAAGGGGGATCAAGGCTGcgttgtttctgattctgtgtaacAATTCACCACAAATTGAGTGGTTTAAAATAACACCCACTTTTAATCTTATAGTTGTAGACCAGGAGTCCAGGTGGGCTGAACTGAGTTCTCTGTTTAGGGCCTCACAAGTCAAAGTCAAAGTTTCAGCCAGACTGGGCTCTCATTTGGAGGCTGTGGTAAGAATCCTCAAATCTGCATCATGCTTCAAATCTCTGACCTCCTCTTTTGTGAAGAGCAAAAAACATTCTTTGCTTTTAAAGGGCTTGCGTACAGGGTAGACCCACTTGAATAATCCCCTTTTTGTCAGATAACATAATTACGGGAGTGGATACTTCATCTTATTCACAGGATCCACCTACActcaaaggtgtgtgtgtgtgtggttatttTCTTTTGGGGGGGCTAATACAAGGGCAAAGGTCACTGGGCTCCATGCTGAAATCTGTGTGCGTTGAAGGCCAGACCTGAGGGCCAGAGAAGAACCAGGTCAGAGCCATGGAACCCAGAGGCGCAGGCCGCAGACTCAGTGTCAGAATAGAAACAGGCCCCCAGGCCCCGGGGAGCTGGGAGGCCTGCCGTGCATGAGTGGGGCGAGGAAGGAGGTCAGGAGGCAGAGTCCAGAACGATGGGTGTTCTGGGGTGGCCTCGGCAGGCAGGACGGCTGGACCACCCATCCTTCCAGATCCAGGGCAGACCCAAATGCTCCTCTTGCAAGAGACCTGGACTTCCAGTTAAGGCAGAAGCCTTTTCTGTTGGCTCCAAGGCCCTTGGGAGGCTCTAATGAATGCCTCAAAACTGGAGGCATTATTTTGGGAATGTGTGCGTTTTGGAGGGACAGAGTTCTCAGGTTTTCAAATCCTCCAAGGGATCAAACAAGTGGGGGCAAGACAAAGAATCAAGTATTGACTGAATTAATACCCTAAGGGGTTTATCCCTATACCTGCATAACAACCTTGCTTTCCTGACCCAGCTAAGGGCCACCTGGGGACATGAATGAGTTGTTTAACTTTCTAAAATGTCCATAGCACTGCAACTCACAGGTTTGGTTCTTGTTGGAAACCTATATCCTGGCAGGCTGCTGACAGCTGCAAGGGTAAGCATCTGTGACTGGGTCACTGCCATGTTGAAAACCCTTCAGTGTCTCTCCGAAAACCTTGGGATAGAATCCAAGCTCCTCTCTGCCAATGTGCATGCTAGGGTCTGCATGTTTGTATGCCTCCAAATTCGTATATTGAAATCTTAACACCCaaggtgatggtgttaggaggtagGACCTGTGGGAGGTACCATGAGGGGGGAGCCCTCATgactgggattagtgcccttataaaagaggtcACAGAGAGATCCCTTGTCCCCTTCCACCATGCAGGACACAGAAAGTGGATGGCCACCTAGGGAGCAGGTCCTCACCAGACACCTCAATCTGCCGGGACCCTGATcctggactttcagcctccagaactgtgaaaaataaatgtgtttcctctaagcacccagtctgtggtatttttgttacagcagccttaaCTGACTAAGGCACTGCTGTGATGGCACATACCAGAGGGCAGCATCAATGGCCATCTGCCTTTTGATCCAACTGCCCAGCAGACCAGGAGGGCTGCCTAAGATAAGGGCAAGTCCCCTAGCCCCCAGCCAagtgcctggcccacagcacACAGCTGCAGTTTGTGGAAAGGAGGATAGAGTCAACACATAAGCACATTTTCTGATGCTCAGGATTGAACCCATCCTAGTAATGAGAAGTTTCTAGAACCCTTGGTAGGTGGAGAAGGACATTTAGGGACCAGGGTCCTGAAGCAGAAAGGTCAGAGCCCCTGACAAACTAGATTTTCCTCCTAGTGTTTGGGAGAAACAGGCCAGGGCAggggcaatggactttcacttgAGGATGGAGTGGTGACCAGGGGCCTGTGCTGTCCAAGTCTGAGCTACGCCACCTGGGAAGCAGCCTCTGGGTATGTAGAGGGTGAGTAGGGTCAGGGTGCAAGTAAATAAGGCTTCAAATAgaatgccctcccctcccccattccAAACTCGGTAGAGGAAATGAGCCAAATACCCACCCTGGCTGCTATCTTTGAGGTCATTTAAATCGACTCCCCATGTAGAGAGGGGCAAACGCGGGCCCAGAGAGGAGGTGATCTGCCCCGGGTCACATACAGAGTCAGAAGTTGAGCAGGGGCAGCTTCCTGTCTTCACCCTGGGGCTCATTCCAGCTCACTGCACCCCAACACCATGTCACTCTGAGCCTTCCCCCTACCCTGACTTAGAGCAAGAAGAACGGGGCCCAGGAGGGGTGGCAACAACAcctttttattccttattttccGGGGGTACAGTGTTTGGCATCTTGTCACCTGGAAACTGGTCCCTCGCTGCACGGGGCTGGTGGGCAGGACCAGACCCATCCTCTTCTCTGCAGGGGGACCGACAGGAAACTATTACAAGCCCATCATTCGGGACACAAGGGCAGACCCAGCCGAGCCCAGAAGGACCTTGGATGACATGGAAAGTCCGGCTGCTCCTGTAGGAGAAGCAGGGCGTGAGCAGAGCTGGGCGGCTGGCTGGGTGGCTCTGCAGGACAGAACCTTGGAGTCAGGGACTCCAAGGCCCAAGGAAGGGTCTGCGGCCCAGAGACCCCACCCAGCCAGCTCCTCTGTTTGCCAAGCCTCCAGGAGCTCTGCTTTCGCAGGGCAGCTGCCTGCGGCCCAGCAGCATGAGGTCCGGTGTGAGGGCAGAAGCGACCTCACTCTCCAGGGAGGAAGGCTGAGccccagggagggaaggggggaggAGATCCCCAAGCAGCTCAGCAGATCCTCTTTGGGTTGAGTCAGCCTGAGCCCAGCACACCCCAGGCCAGggtttctctcctccctcccacgTTTCTCCAGAGAGAACGTGGAAGGTGAGCTGAAGTTCCTGGAGGTCATCGGGGCTAAGGTCTGGGCAGGAGCCTTTGAGGCTCTTGTCCTCCTCCTCACCCCCCACAGCAAACCCCGCCGGGGACACTTACCCACAGACTGCAGAGTAGCCACAAGGCTGCCGGCTGCCACTCCGCCCCCATTGGAGATGGCAGCTACGGACATCATCTTGGCTGCGATGGACGAGGCCGCAATTCCAGCACTGGTGAAGCCCATGGCGCCCAGCACTGTGGGCACAGCCCCTACAGCTACGGCTGCAATGGGAGAGGAGCTGTTGAGGGGAGGGTGAGGACTGGATGCCCACACACATGGGGTCAAGCTTGGAGGCTTCAGGGGGTCTGGAGAAGGGGGTGAACTCTGAGTATGGGAGAGACTACAGGCATGGCCAGTGGTCATGAGTCGAGGGGAGCATAATGAGGTAGGGAAAGGGGAGCAGAACGCTTGTGGGGTCAGTGGGGTCAGGGATCTGGGCTGGGCTCTTATCTGCAGCAGGACCCTCTTGGGGAAAGTCACCTGTGCTCTGGGGCTCCATTTCTGCCTTTGTAAGATGTTAGAACTAGGGAGTGCTTTGCAAGTTCCTATCTTCATTGAGGAAATCTTTAACACAGGCAACTCTTACCCAGCGGACTAATGTAACAAGGAGCACATTCCAAGCTCtgcttgaatcccagctctgggtCTCCATGATGTCACCGCAGAGCAATTAGAAGCCATGAGACCCAGGGTCACTGAGCCAATGACTTCTCTTTAATGCCCCTCCTATGTTTAAACCCTGTGTGTCTCATCGTATGCAACCCTCACAGTAACTTTAAATGGGCAATATTGGCCTAGTGTTCTCAGGAGGAAATAGGAGTTCAGGGGAGTTCAAACACATGCTCAAGATCACATCGAAAGCTCTGCAAAGAGGAGACTGGGTCCTGCTGGGGCAGCCTCCACGCTTCCATGGCATTCCTTATTTCAAGCTCCCAGTTTGTTTCTAGTTCCTCAATTCATGGCTTTCTGCTCCTCACCATCATTCCATCTCCTCTCCTACCATCTGCATGAGGCCTTGGGTAACCCTGGGCACCGGCAAGGGTGGATGCCCCCCAAGTCCCAGAGCCTGGGGGCAGATGAGGACTTAAGTCCCTTTCTTGCAGAGACGCACCTCCTCCGGCCACAGCTGTAGCAATCTTGGCTGGAAACCAAAAGAATATTATGTGAGCGAATGCACACTGGCCTCCCCTCCACTCCCTGAGCCACCACCCACCTGTGGGGAGGGCATTGCCCAGGTGGGGAGACACAGGAAGGAATGACCTCTCCCCGCTTCACTGAGAAGTGACACTTCCTGAGAAGGTGGACCCCACATCCCCGAGCTTGGGGAGGATTGCTGGGGAGTCGGATTCCAGAGGCAGATGCCCTATCCTGAGAGGATCTGCATGTCTTGGCCTAGAGTTATCTGGAGACAGGGTTTGAGATTCTTGTTCCAGAAAACCCAGTCAGCAGAGAGAATTTCTTGCTTCTTTAATCTGCCCAGTGGTTGCTGGTTGAGAGTTGTTTATGGTAGATTAGAAgttacctttttctttctctctgccaaCTTTCGTTAAgacaaagaacagaaagaaacaaaacccgACAGATGTGGGAAGAAAGGTGTGGAGCAGCAAAGTCCCTTCTCAGTGAATGAGGGGTACTTGGGGCGCTGTGGCTTGATGGGGgcaggaagaggaaaagggaatggaAGTGATGTTCTCTGAGACAGGATGTCGGTTTATCTGAAATAGGGTCAGTGCTTTCTTGGTGGGGGATTATATGACTCTCTCCTACAGTTCAGAAAAAGCTCTTCAGACAGcaataaatatgtaaaagcaGTAAGTCATGTAAAGAGATGCACTTCATTTGGCATTACCTGTTAAATCAGGGCAAGCACTGTTGAACGCCTGAATGCTACTCGAGAGCAATCAGAGAATGAGCTGTGTGCTCCTGACTCTTCAAGGCCTGACCTGCTGCCCCTTCTCCAGGAATGGCCGCCAAACCTTCCAATCAGAATTCATCCTGCTCCCCTGTGGCTGAAGCCACTCAAAGCACTACATATTTAGGTGTGCAtggcctccctccctttccaacaCCATAGGTCTTTGGGGAAAAGGCAGAGGTCTTGATCTGCGACAGCTGTAGGGGCCAGGACTGAGATCTTTGGGGCCAGTGGGAGGCAAGGAGTTCTAAAGACAGCAAGATGTGCAGGACTGAGCTCTGCCAGCTCCCCAAAAAGAGGGCCTTTTGGTGACTGTCAGGGAAGCAGAGAAATAGAGGTCTGAAAGTCAAATCCTGAGTGAGCAGAGGGGCCACCTGGGTGGCATATGGAGACAGAGACTAAAGAAGCAAGAGCCCAGTTAGAAGGTATTTGCTGCTTGTTATTGTTTGCCTAGAAAAGTGACACAAGGCTGGTCAGCAGCTTGGCATATTTGGGCCCGAATGCACAGAAGGCCTATGGAAAACAGATGCTGTTTGTCTGATGGCCTGCCGGTTGGGATCCCCTGGTGGTCATCTGTGGGGAGGGTGGCCTGACCATCCTGGGCTGTGCAGAACATGCCCTGCCTTGAGACCTCTTCCCAATTATTTCCACTCAACGTCCTGTCCCAGGCTCAGGAGCAGCAGCCCCATCCCACcgcccagcccagggcccctAGACAAAGATCCACATTTGTAAGTAAGAGACAATATTCTCTTCCTCTGGAGTTGTTATGAGAACTAAGTCAATTGATAAATGTCAAGTACTAAGCCAGTGATGAGATCATCACAGCATTTGATAAAATCTAGCTGTtcttattattctcaatttatgAATTGCTAATCATGAGCCAAGTCTTCCATATTTATGACAGACAGGAAGGACTGTTGGCTGTGGCTCAGCCCTCCCTAACTTCCCTGTCATACCTCTTTGTGCTGAGTGGGGGCTCATGGTGGCGTGTCTATTACCCAGGCACAGTTACCTCCAACTGGGAAACTGGTCAGAGCTGCAGCAGGGGCTCCCAGCAGGGAGCAGCCATTAAGTGCCCCCAGCCAGGACCCCAGGGTGGACGCAGCCTGGCCCAGGGCAGCGTTGGATGACAGCGTGAGCCCTGAGGAAGAACAGAGGGTGAGTGCACAAAGGTCAGAGGTCAGGGTTTGGGCAATGGTCAGAGGCCCCGCCCCCCATTCCACACtggtttgtgagagcggaggttgGCACATCCACTCcaggggagagaaagggaaatgcCAGGGTACAGGGGAGCGCTTCGTGCTGTTGGAAGCAAGCATTAGATGCTCACCTGACAACACTGCTACATCTCAAAAATATAGTTCTCAGTGTGAAAGAAAAACGATAGAATAAACTTGACAACTCCTATTCTATATGTAAACTAAAATTCatgcaaacaaaaaaacacccatTTTGCAaaaatatagatgaaaaacagataTGCATTAAACATATTAGAAAAGTTGACTTCAACGAAAGGGGTCatttggggaaaaaggaagaaaacaaacagtgaaataaataaaaccagacaGGGCAGTTACACAAAAACTAATGAAGAAAATGAACCCAAACTGAagaattttgttaaaaaattaatGCCCTGGATCTGTGATCCAACAAGACAGACTGCTACGGAAGGCTGATCAGACGCACAGGTAAACACCTAACGGAGGCTAATTCTGGTGGTGAACCCAGAGGAAAGGAGAGCCAGAGCCTGAGACCCAGACCCTCTCTACTCTGGCCAGGGTCCTGCCTCCCTCTGGCCCTTCTCAGAGAAGGACCAGCCAAGGGAGAGAGGCTGTAGTGTCGCCATCCTCTCCCCTTCTGTGGGTCCCTGGGCAGGACCCTGTACCCACCCTCGCCAGCCACCTCCTCACCCCACAACCCAGAAACACTCACCCATTGATGAAAGGCCAGCTAGGACACTGTTAGAGGCCACTGTGCTCACGTTAGCCAGCTTGGCTGCACTCAGTATCTTGGAAGTGAGGGAAGAGATTAAGATGCCTGCCTTTGTTAATTCCATAGCACAGAAAGGAACAAGCACCCACCGAAGCCAAATCTGCAGAAAGGgttttgaaaattaataaagggaaacctcactagGAGTCCCTAGCCTAGAAGGTTGAGCCTTACCACGCCACGTCATTTACAGCGAGAATTGTCAGTTACAGACCTGGAGCACCCTCAATTCACCTTCCCCTACTGCAGCTCTGTTTCCCCACTTGGAAGTAACTGTCCCTGGGTAATAGACACGCCACCATGGGCCCCACTCAGCACAAAGAAGTATGACAGGGAAGTTAGGGAGGGCTGGGCCACAGCCAACAGTCCTTCCTGTCTGTCATAAATATGGAGGACTTGGCTCATGATTAACAattcataaaatgagaataataagaaCAGCTAGATTTTATCAAATGCTGCAATGACCTCATCACTGGCTTAGTACTTGACATTCATCAATTGGCTTAATTCTCATAACTCCAGAGGAAGAGAATATTGTCTCTTACTTACAAATGTGGATCTTTGCCCAAGGGTCCCGGGCAGGGTGAACCTTCAGAAGGAAGGATTCTACAGAAGGAATCATCAATAAAaccttttatgttttattttcaaggCTAACAGGTTGTTAATAAACTtaattcaaccaagtaaatacGAAGATCTGATTTATTAAGTGATTTGTGAATCAGCAGCATCCCATCTAGAAAGCAGAGACATACTCTGAGGAGCTCCATGAAATGCAAGATTTTAAGTGTGAAAATTGATAAAGGGAAGCTTCATTGATGTAACCATGAGGCCTGCAGAGGGAGCTCTCACACCCACCATTTGGTCAATTGCAGACCCCACAGGAACGAAGAGACAGACCTCTTACAGCTCATACTACCCTAGAAAGGGTCCAAGATGTGGGTGTTGTGGTTACGGAAGGCCCTTTGTTAGGGGAGGGGGAAGATTTTTCCCCAGGTGAGctgcttcctttttctggaaAACCCCAGCAGCATCAACTTTGTTATTTCTAGGACTTTCTTAAATCTCCATGGAACAGCTTTAAAAGTACAAGAATTAGGAAATAAGAACCAATTATGTTTTAAGGCATATACCATATCAAGATGCTCTGGGTTCATGCTCTTATTTAATCTCACTCATTgaattaataaagggaaaccttCCTGACATGAAGCCCAGAGGCCTGCAGGGTAGCTCTTGCTCACCACTCTTTGTCAATTGCTGAACCAAGGGAAAGAGTGGGACACTGCAAGACAATACTGCTTAGATACTACTTTACTACCCAGCAGGAGGCCGGATTTCTTCTTCCCTTGGCAACAgtccagccaatgagagactgacGCAATTCAGCCTATGAGAAGTCACTATATTTATCTTCCAGTTTATGCCAAAGGACTTTTTGTTTATAAGAACCCCTTCTGAACACCCCCCTTATCCTCTTTAAAAGAGCTGTTCCTGTCCTTAGTTCTCCAGATTTGCCTGTGGCTCTGGTTATTCTTAACTGCAgttctctgctattcccaaatcAACCCATTTATGCtggtaaaataaataacagttttgtttttaaagttaacaACAATAGGAAGTTGAGATTGCCATCTCCATTTTTTATAGATTATGAAATACCATCTGGCACAGagatgctgtgggtaaaattgcagtatttccagaatctcttgcctggccttcatgcatctccatatcaataggtgtttccacaGGAGGGAGAGAAgtaggtcatctccatatcaataggtgattacttAGGGGAGCGCCTCTGGACTGCAGAGGTTGGGAGGGGTCTGTTTTTGCAGCaaggttgtgagagacatgagcgagcagaagtggacaactgcttgtaagtaataaatgggtttctcccaccttatttccccctttgactgatttcgtttcaaaggtaatttgccctgggctgatgGTAACTGCCA belongs to Manis pentadactyla isolate mManPen7 chromosome 11, mManPen7.hap1, whole genome shotgun sequence and includes:
- the LOC118910803 gene encoding interferon alpha-inducible protein 27-like protein 1 isoform X4 — encoded protein: MELTKAGILISSLTSKILSAAKLANVSTVASNSVLAGLSSMGLTLSSNAALGQAASTLGSWLGALNGCSLLGAPAAALTSFPVGAVAVGAVPTVLGAMGFTSAGIAASSIAAKMMSVAAISNGGGVAAGSLVATLQSVGAAGLSMSSKVLLGSAGSALVSRMMGL
- the LOC118910803 gene encoding uncharacterized protein LOC118910803 isoform X1 codes for the protein MELTKAGILISSLTSKILSAAKLANVSTVASNSVLAGLSSMGLTLSSNAALGQAASTLGSWLGALNGCSLLGAPAAALTSFPVGAKIATAVAGGGASLQERDLSPHLPPGSGTWGASTLAGAQGYPRPHADAVAVGAVPTVLGAMGFTSAGIAASSIAAKMMSVAAISNGGGVAAGSLVATLQSVGAAGLSMSSKVLLGSAGSALVSRMMGL
- the LOC118910866 gene encoding interferon alpha-inducible protein 27-like protein 2 isoform X2, translating into MQRAAVAAVGGVIAVGSVPVVLGAMGFTSAGIAASSIAAKMMSAAAISNGGGVAAGSLVATLQSVGAAGLSTSSNILLAFVGSTFGALLGGSKKKPPSPPPAGSEDEGDQPEKKDS
- the LOC118910803 gene encoding interferon alpha-inducible protein 27, mitochondrial-like isoform X5; amino-acid sequence: MFFGTRERKTKRLVSVSQKALPIPCLHFSGLCFRGEGWESGSCCYKCLESQPLETHPNQGEVPRYQKTCISAKIATAVAGGAVAVGAVPTVLGAMGFTSAGIAASSIAAKMMSVAAISNGGGVAAGSLVATLQSVGAAGLSMSSKVLLGSAGSALVSRMMGL
- the LOC118910803 gene encoding uncharacterized protein LOC118910803 isoform X2 — its product is MFFGTRERKTKRLVSVSQKALPIPCLHFSGLCFRGEGWESGSCCYKCLESQPLETHPNQGEVPRYQKTCISAKIATAVAGGGASLQERDLSPHLPPGSGTWGASTLAGAQGYPRPHADAVAVGAVPTVLGAMGFTSAGIAASSIAAKMMSVAAISNGGGVAAGSLVATLQSVGAAGLSMSSKVLLGSAGSALVSRMMGL
- the LOC118910803 gene encoding interferon alpha-inducible protein 27-like protein 2 isoform X3, whose protein sequence is MELTKAGILISSLTSKILSAAKLANVSTVASNSVLAGLSSMGLTLSSNAALGQAASTLGSWLGALNGCSLLGAPAAALTSFPVGAKIATAVAGGAVAVGAVPTVLGAMGFTSAGIAASSIAAKMMSVAAISNGGGVAAGSLVATLQSVGAAGLSMSSKVLLGSAGSALVSRMMGL